A segment of the Caviibacter abscessus genome:
ATAATACTTGCTTTATTTGTGAAACACTTAGTACCGAAGGCGTTCCTCCACCAAAATATATTGTGTCATATTTATATTTTGGGTAAAGATTAATTTCTTTAATTAAGTATTCCACATATTTATCATACATATTTGACATATTTGTTAAAATATAGAAATCACAGTAACTGCATTTTCTATTACAAAAAGGAATATGAATATATATACTATTAACCATCAAAAAGTTCCTTTCTAATAAAAAAAATAGCTAAAAAGCTATTTGCCTTTGGCACTTAATAAGCCGAATTCTGTGTTTGTTAATCATTTTTCTAATTTCATATTTGCATATGAACTCAAGCGAATAACCCAAAGACATAGCGGGCAACTATATAAGTCTTTAATACATTCTTGCTTCAAGAGGGGTTTACCTATCTAAATTAGTCTCCTAATCTAATGGTGAGCTCTTACCTCGCCGTTTCACCCTTACAATACAAATTGCGGTTTCTTTTCTGTGGCACTTTCCTTAAAATTACTTTTAGCATCCGTTAGATGCCTCTTTGCCCTGTGAAGTTCGGACTTTCCTCAGGAAAATCTGCGATTAACTCAAGTACCAAAGGTAATTTATTATACAACGTTTTATATATTATGTATAGTCTATTTTTACTCTAACTCATTTCATCATATTGCTTCAATTATTCTTAAATAAAAAAAACTTTTGTTGTTTTTCTTTGCTTTTAAAACTTTTTATTATATAAAAAAACACATTTTTAAACCTATGAAATAGATCTTAAAATGTGCTCTCAAAATATTATTAAATATTGAACTTTTTAATTAATTCTTCGTTTTCTTCTAAATATTTATCTACATCTCCAAAAAGTTCTATTGTTTCTATTTTATCGCCTTGTTTTATACTATTTACAACTTCTTGATCTTCTTGTGATACAACTTTTCCAAAAATTGTATGATGATAATTAAGCCAAGGTGTTGGAACATGTGTTATAAATATTTGTGAACCATTTGTATTAGGACCTGCATTTGCCATAGCAAGTATTCCAGGAGTATCAAAAACTACACCTTCAACAAATTCATCAGTAAATTTATAACCCGGTCCTCCCATACCTGTTCCTGTTGGATCTCCAGTTTGTATCATAAAATCTTCTATTACTCTATGAAAAATTATGTCATTATAAAACTTTTTATTAATTAAACTCACAAAATTTGCCACTGTAATAGGAGAAATTTCTGGCATTAAATTTAAATTTATTTCACCTTTATTTGTAATAATTTTTGCACTTATACTCATTTATTTTCTCCAATCATTTCAATAAAATATTTATGTACACTCGTATCATCAGATAACTCTGGATGATATGAGGTAACTAATATATTATTTTGTCTTGCTGCAACAATATTACCATTAACTGTTGACATTATTTTTACATTTTCTCCTATTTTTTCAATATAAGGAGCTCTGATAAATACCATAGGAACAATACCTACATCTTCAAATTTATCTCTAGTTACAAAACTTCCTAATTGTCTACCATAAGCATTTCTTTTAACTTCAATATCCATAACTGCTAAATGTACTTTATCGTCGTTTAATATTTTTTTAGCTAAAAGTATCATACCTGCACAAGTTCCAAAAGCGGGTAATCCCTTTTCTATTTTTGATTTTAGTTCATCATATATATCTAAATCTCTTAACAGTTTTCCTATTGCTGTACTTTCTCCACCTGGTAAAATTATACCATCCATATGTTTTTGCATATCAGATTTTTTACGAATTTCAAAGTAATCAACACCTAATTTATTAAGAATTTGTTCATGTTCAATAAATGCTCCTTGTAATGCTAATACTCCTATTACCATTATATTCCTCTTTCAGCCATAAGTATTTTTATTTCATTTTCATTTATTCCAACCATAGCTTCTCCTAAATTTTCAGATATTTTAGCTAAAATTTTAGGGTCATTATAATTCGTAACAGCTTCAACTATCGCTTTAGCTCTTTTTTCCGGATCACCTGATTTAAATATTCCAGAACCTACAAATACTCCTTCAGCTCCTAGTTGCATCATAAGTGCCGCATCAGCAGGTGTAGCAACTCCTCCAGCTGCAAAATTAACAACAGGTAGTTTACCATTTTCATGAACATATAAAACTAGATCATATGGTACTTGTAATTCTTTTGCTGCAAAATACAGTTCATCTTCAGTCATTGATTGAACTCTTCTAATATCTTCATTCATTTTTCTTATATGACGTACAGCTTGAATAATATCTCCTGTTCCAGGTTCTCCTTTTGTTCTTATCATTGAAGCTCCTTCATTTATTCTTCTTAAAGCCTCTCCTAAATCTTTTGCACCACATACAAATGGAACATTAAATTTTCTTTTATTTATATGTAATCTGTCATCTGCTGGAGACAACACTTCACTTTCATCAATATAATCAATTTCTATTGCTTCTAATATTTGTGCTTCAACAAAATGTCCTATTCTTGCTTTTGCCATTACAGGTATACTAACAGCTTCTTGTATGCTTTTTATCATAGCAGGGTCACTCATTCTTGACACGCCACCAGCTGCACGTATATCAGCAGGTATTCTTTCTAAAGCCATAACTGCTGCTGCACCTGCTTTTTCAGCTATTCTTGCTTGTTCAGGTGTAGAAACGTCCATTATAACTCCACCTTTTAGCATTTGTGCCAAATTTTTATTTAATTCATATCTTTCATTCATAATTTAACTTCCCCCTTTTACATAGTTCATTATACATTATAGTGAAGTTTTTATCAATTATTACTAAAAAATTTTATACAGTATTAAAATTTAAATCTATAACCAAAGCCAAAAGTAATAAATTTAGGATAACCTGCACCTAACTCAATTTCAAAATTTTTGTAATCTACTCCAAAATAGCCTCTTGCATGTGGGAGGATAAATTTTCTTCTTTCAAGAACAAATTTTAAATCTATTCCTGTTGATTTTTCACTATCAGATTCAGCAATACAATGATGAAGTGCTATATCTGCTCCCAAATCTGCTCCTACATAAACCGAAAAATCTGAATTTACGATTTTTTCGATTTCTAGTGTACTAAATACACTAAAATTTGCATCAATATGTCCTTCTGCTAAATTTACCATACCGTCAAGATTTGTAAAATATATTTTTTTTGCTCTTTTTTCTTCTTGTTCTTCCTCTTTTAATTTTCTTAATAAATCTGTATTTTCTAATAAGTAGCTACTCTCTCCACTTCCCAGATTAGGTAGTGAAGGATTATTTTTTCCAGTTGTATCATTTTTATATTTATTCTTAGGTCTAAAACCTGTATGTAACGGTTTATCATATTGTATATATATACTTGAACCTACTCCGATTTTAATTTTAATATCTTCTTTTAATGAAAAATTTTTAAAAAATTTGGCTTGTAGTTCTCCTGACATAGCATATCTTTCAAGAGTGGCTTCTTTATTTACTTTATTTGTATTTTTTTCACTATCATAATACCAAGCTGCGTCTCTAACTAATCCTATATTTATTCCAATTTTAACTTCTTTATCTTTCCTAGTATAACCCCCCCCCAGTGTATTTTTAGATGACGCAAAAATTAAATTTGCTGACATAATTAATATAGCAAATAATATTTTTTTCATTTTATCTCCTTATTAATAAAATTTTTCATTATATTATACACTTAGATAATATAAAAAAACAAGCGGAAATTTCAAAGTCTACGTTTAAAATCCCACTTTGTTTTTATTTTATTTATATTTAAAATTTAAATCTATATCCAAAACCAAGTGTAATAAATTTTGGATATCCTGCTCCTACTTCAATTTAAAAATTTTTGTAATCTACTCCAAAATAGCCTCTTGCATGTGGTAGTATGAATTTTCTTCTTTCAAGTACATATCTCGTACCAGTAGCAACTTTTTTACTTGATTCAGCAATACAGTGATGAAGTGCTATATCTACACCTAAATCAGCTCCTGCATAAATTGAAAAATCGGGTTTTACTATCTTTTCAACTTCAAGTGTACCAAATAAAGTAAAGTTTGCATCAATATGTCCTTTTGCTAAATTCGCCATACCATCAACATTAAAAAAAGAACTACCTGATGATTTTGATTCTGTTTCTAATTTATTTAATAAATCGGTACTCCCCGATAAATGCTCCTTATTTGTTATTGGTAATTCTGGATCTCTTGTTTTATCTATCATTATTTTGTTTTCATTAGATTTAAAACTTGTATTTAATGGTTTATCATATTGAATATATATACTTGATCCTACTCCAACTTTAATATTAAGCTCTTTTTTTAGTGAAAAACTTTTTAAAATTTAGTTTGTAACTCTCCTGACATTGCATATCTTTCAAGTGTTGCTTCTCTATATATATATTTATTCCATGCTACACCATTATAAAACCAAGCTGAATCATTAACTAACCCTATATTAACTCCAATCTTAATTTCTTTGTCTTTAGCTGTACAAATTAAATTTGTCGATAAAAGTAAGATAATAAAAAATACTTTTTTCATATCCTCTCCTTATTATTGTTTTATATTAAAATTTAAATCTATACCCAATACCAAATGTAATAAATTTTGGATAACCTGCACCTAACTCAATTTCAAAATTCTTGTAATCTACTCCAAAATAACCTCTTGCATGTGGAAGTATTAACTTTCTTCTTTCAAGAATATATTTCCTACTATATCCAATTTTTTCTTTGTTAGCATTAGATTCAGCAATATAATTATGTAGTGCTATATCTAATCCTAAATCTGCTCCTGCATAAATTGAAAAATCTGAGTTTACTATTTTTTCAATTTCAACTGTACCAAATATAGTAAAGTTTGCATCAATATGTCCTTTTGCTAAATTTACCATACCTTTAAGATTTGTAAAATGTTCCTTTTTTTCAGTTTTTTCAGCTTGTTCTTCTTGTTGTAATTGATTCAATAAGTCTCTTTCTTTAGTTAAATGACCTCCATGTGCAGGATTAAGAGTTGGTATTTCTGGATTATTATTTCCTAATTTATCATTTTTAATTTTTTCCTTAACTTTAAATCCTGTACGTAATGGCTTATCATACTGTATATATACTTGTTCCTGCCCCTAGTTTAACTTTAAGATCTCTTTTTACTACAAAACTTTTTAAAAATTTTGATTGTAATTCTCCTGACATAGCATATCTTTCAAGAGTTGCCTCTTTATATGTACTATCTGTGTCACCTTTACTGCTATATAAAGCGGCATCTCTAACCAAACCTATATTTAATCCAATCTTAATTTCTTTATCTTTTTTTAATTCAAAATCTTTTAAAAATTTTGATTGTTGTTCTCCTGACACCGTATATTTTTCAAGTTTTTTTACTTTATCTTTTCTACTATAACCCCCCCCCAGTTACATTTTTACCTATATTTTCTCTATTCCTAACTTCTTTATTTTTAGATGACGCAAAAAGTAAATTTACTGATAATATCAATATAGTAAATAATATTTTTTTCATTTTATCTCCTTATTAATAAAATAATTTTTTCACTTTATAATACACCTATATAATATAAAAAAAACAAGTGAAAATTTCACTATGTTTTATTTCATAATATTAAAATTTAAATCTATATCCAAAACCTAATGTAATAAATTTAGGGTATCCTGCACCTACTTCAATTTCAAAATTTTTGTAGTCTATTCCAAAATAGCCTCTTGCATGTGGAAGTACGAATTTTCTTCTTTCAAGAACATATTTAAAATTTGAAGATGTATTTGGTTGGCTATCTGATTCAGCAATACAATGATGAAGTGCTATATCTACTCCTAAATCTGATCCTACATAAATTGAAAAATCTGGATTTACTATTTTTTCAATTTCTAGTGTACCAAATATTGTAAAATTTGCATCAAAATGCCCTTTTGCTAAATTTACCATGCCTGTAAGATTTTTAAAATATGTATTATGTGATACTGATTCCTCTTGTTGTAATTGATATAATAAATTTATTTGTTCTGATAAATAACTCGCAACACCACTTCCAATAGTTGGTATTGAAGGATTATTATCTCCAAGAGAATCATTATTTATATCTTTTTTCTTAGGTTTAAATCCTGTAGTTAATGGTTTATCATATTGGATATATATACTTGAACCTACCCCTATTTTAATTTTAAGATCTTCTTTTAATATGAAGCTTTTCAAATATTTAGCTTGTAATTCTCCTGACATTGCATATCTTTCAAGTGTCGCTTCTTTATTTACTTTAGTTGTATTTATTATACTGTCATAATACCAAGCACCATCTCTAACTAAACCTATATTAATTCCAAGTTTAATTTCATTATATTTACTACTATAACCCCCCCCCCCATTATATTTTTAACTTCTTTGTTGTTGGCTGCAAAAAGTAAATTTGCCAACATAATTAATATAGCAAATAATATTTTTTTCATTTTATCTCCTTATTAATAAAATTTTTTTATGACATAATAATATACTAATGTAATATAAAAAGACAAGTAAAAATTTTAACTTTTCATATTTAAAATCCTACTATGTCTTATTTTTTTACTATTAAAAATATATTTTTTTAATCATTTAGTAAGTTATATTTATTAAATACATAAAACAATAATGAAATTACAATTGCTACAACACTTGCAAGATTCATTCCTTTAAGGCTTATTGATGATATATTTACTGATAATCCACTAAGACCTGTAACAAATATTACTGATGTTAATATTAAGTTTTGTGCTTTATTAAAGTCTACATTTTTTTCAACAAAAAGTCTAAGTCCTGAAACTCCTATCATTCCATATAGTAAAAATGTTACTCCTCCTATTACACTTCCAGGTATTGTGTTTATAAGGGCAGAAAAAGGACCAATAAATGCCATCATAATAGAAACTACCGCAGCTCCTGCAATTACATACACACTATATACTTTTGTAATTGCCATAACCCCTATATTTTCACCGTAAGTTGTTGTTGGAACTCCACCAACTAAAGCAGACAACATCGTAGAGAAATTATCGGCAAATAGTGTTTTATTAAGTCCTGGTTCTTTTAATAAATCTTTTCCGA
Coding sequences within it:
- a CDS encoding peptidylprolyl isomerase, with the translated sequence MSISAKIITNKGEINLNLMPEISPITVANFVSLINKKFYNDIIFHRVIEDFMIQTGDPTGTGMGGPGYKFTDEFVEGVVFDTPGILAMANAGPNTNGSQIFITHVPTPWLNYHHTIFGKVVSQEDQEVVNSIKQGDKIETIELFGDVDKYLEENEELIKKFNI
- the pdxT gene encoding pyridoxal 5'-phosphate synthase glutaminase subunit PdxT; this translates as MVIGVLALQGAFIEHEQILNKLGVDYFEIRKKSDMQKHMDGIILPGGESTAIGKLLRDLDIYDELKSKIEKGLPAFGTCAGMILLAKKILNDDKVHLAVMDIEVKRNAYGRQLGSFVTRDKFEDVGIVPMVFIRAPYIEKIGENVKIMSTVNGNIVAARQNNILVTSYHPELSDDTSVHKYFIEMIGENK
- the pdxS gene encoding pyridoxal 5'-phosphate synthase lyase subunit PdxS encodes the protein MNERYELNKNLAQMLKGGVIMDVSTPEQARIAEKAGAAAVMALERIPADIRAAGGVSRMSDPAMIKSIQEAVSIPVMAKARIGHFVEAQILEAIEIDYIDESEVLSPADDRLHINKRKFNVPFVCGAKDLGEALRRINEGASMIRTKGEPGTGDIIQAVRHIRKMNEDIRRVQSMTEDELYFAAKELQVPYDLVLYVHENGKLPVVNFAAGGVATPADAALMMQLGAEGVFVGSGIFKSGDPEKRAKAIVEAVTNYNDPKILAKISENLGEAMVGINENEIKILMAERGI